From Cyprinus carpio isolate SPL01 chromosome A7, ASM1834038v1, whole genome shotgun sequence, a single genomic window includes:
- the LOC109067415 gene encoding small integral membrane protein 20-like, with product MSANRRITLIFGGFIAAVAVAFYPIFFHPLTHTEDYKQIQKINRAGVNQADVQPAGLKIWSDPFKPKS from the exons ATGTCTGCTAACAGGAGGATAACGCTCATATTTGGGGGCTTCATTGCAGCGGTTGCGGTGGCTTTTTATCCCATATTTTTCCATCCTCTCACTCACACTGAAGACTACA AGCAGATCCAGAAGATAAATCGAGCCGGAGTCAATCAAGCGGATGTGCAGCCTGCTG GTCTGAAGATCTGGTCTGATCCCTTCAAGCCAAAATCATGA
- the LOC109067414 gene encoding phospholipase A-2-activating protein-like, with protein MSGSNSYRLRCSLAAHEMDVRGLAAAAFPHGAFVSVSRDRTARVWVPNPSENQVFTEMHCMNGHSNFVSCVCIIAPNETYPRGLIATGGHDNNICVFSLDRPDPLFTLKGHKNTVCTLSSGKFGTMLSGSWDTTAKVWLGEKCLMTLQGHTAAVWAVVILPEQGLMLSGSADKTIKLWKAGRCENTYTGHEDCVRGLAVINDVEFLSCSNDASIRRWMVTGECVQVYYSHTNYIYSLAVFPNGQDFISTGEDRTLRVWRKGECSQTIRLPAQSVWCCCILPDGDIAVGAKDGVIRVFTECQERVASAQDLQAFEDELSKAIIDPKTGDLGDIKIEDLPGREHLDEPGNRDGQTRLIKEGSNVEAYQWSVSDGRWVKIGDVVGGSSQQNSKRVMYEGKEYDFVFSIDVNEGGPGLKLPYNVTDDPWLTAHNFLEKNDLSPMFLDQVANFIIENTKGHTLGPAPGSATDPFTGAGRYIPGSGSDSQGFGADPFTGAGRYIPESGSTGAVPSGRADPFTGGSAYSSSSLPKAKTNVFFPNTDGVMFEQANTTQILGKLRELNSTAPADRKLSDAALDCLEKLLLLVTDVKGQEQPTAEQISVLWRTSHWPEDIVFPVLDILRLAVRHPEVNAQLCGGTEGASLCNHLLGLMSSEGRPANQMLALRILCNCFSGSHGRALLLGHRDTVLSRAGDLCVVSNKNIHVALATLVLNYAGRLYGQLTEIEAKAQCLSVASTALEVVQDKEAIFRLLVALGTTVAGDSTAKDLARSLGVNSQISKYARVSDPAKVGECCRLVLDELQ; from the exons ATGTCCGGCAGTAACTCGTACAGACTGCGCTGCTCTCTCGCCGCGCACGAGATGGATGTCAGGGGCCTCGCCGCCGCCGCGTTTCCCCACGGAGCCTTCGTGTCCGTGTCCAGAGACCGAACCGCGCGGGTCTGGGTACCAAACCCGAG TGAAAACCAGGTTTTCACAGAGATGCACTGTATGAACGGCCACTCAAACTTTGTGTCTTGCGTGTGTATCATCGCTCCTAATGAAACATACCCCCGAGGACTCATCGCCACCGGAGGACACGACAACAACATCTGTGTGTTTTCACTAGACCGACCAGACCCTCTGTTCACCCTCAAGGGTCACAAAAACACAG tctgCACACTCTCATCTGGCAAGTTTGGCACAATGCTAAGTGGCTCATGGGACACAACAGCCAAAGTCTGGCTTGGGGAGAAGTGCCTGATGACCCTACAG GGACACACGGCTGCTGTATGGGCCGTAGTCATTTTACCAGAGCAGGGCTTAATGCTGTCTGGATCAGCTGACAAGACCATCAAATTATGGAAGGCGGGTCGCTGTGAGAATACTTACACTG GTCATGAGGACTGTGTGCGAGGACTCGCTGTGATAAACGATGTGGAGTTCCTCTCCTGTAGTAATGACGCCAGCATCAGACGGTGGATGGTGACGGGTGAATGTGTGCAGGTTTATTATAGTCACACTAACTATATCTACAGCCTTGCGGTCTTCCCTAACGGACAAG ACTTCATAAGCACAGGAGAGGACAGGACACTGAGGGTCTGGAGGAAGGGGGAATGTTCCCAGACTATCCGTCTTCCTGCCCAGTCAGTGTGGTGCTGCTGCATTCTGCCTGATGGAGACATTGCTGTGGGAGC GAAGGATGGCGTTATCCGCGTGTTCACCGAGTGCCAAGAGCGTGTAGCGAGTGCTCAAGACCTACAGGCTTTTGAGGATGAACTCTCCAAAGCCATCATCGACCCAAAGACTGGAGACTTGGGCGACATCAAGATCGAGGACTTACCTGGCAGAGAGCACCTGGATGAACCAG GGAATCGGGATGGCCAGACGCGGCTCATAAAGGAGGGTTCTAATGTTGAAGCGTATCAGTGGAGCGTGAGTGACGGACGCTGGGTGAAGATCGGAGATGTAGTGGGCGGGTCTTCTCAGCAGAATTCAAAGCGAGTGATGTATGAAGGCAAG GAGTATGACTTCGTCTTCTCTATCGATGTGAATGAGGGAGGTCCTGGCTTGAAGCTGCCTTACAATGTGACGGACGACCCCTGGCTGACAGCTCACAACTTCCTGGAGAAGAATGACCTGAGCCCCATGTTCTTGGATCAGGTGGCTAATTTCATCATCGAGAACACTAAAGGCCACACTCTAGGCCCGGCCCCCGGCTCGGCCACAGACCCCTTCACAG GTGCGGGACGGTACATTCCCGGTTCAGGAAGTGACAGCCAAGGATTTGGCGCTGATCCTTTCACAG GGGCTGGACGGTATATACCTGAGTCAGGATCCACAGGCGCAGTGCCTTCAGGCCGAGCCGATCCTTTCACTG GTGGCAGTGCctattcctcttcctctcttccgAAAGCTAAGACAAACGTCTTCTTCCCCAATACGGATGGGGTTATGTTTGAACAGGCGAATACAACTCAGATTCTTG GTAAGCTTCGGGAGCTGAACAGCACTGCTCCTGCGGACCGTAAGCTGAGTGACGCAGCACTGGACTGTCTGGAGAAGTTGTTGCTCCTAGTAACAGACGTGAAGGGTCAGGAACAGCCCACGGCAGAGCAGATCAGTGTTCTGTGGAGGACTAGCCACTGGCCAGAAG ACATTGTCTTTCCAGTGTTGGACATCCTGCGTTTGGCTGTGCGCCATCCTGAAGTCAACGCCCAGCTTTGTGGAGGGACTGAAGGTGCCAGTCTCTGCAACCATCTCCTGGGTCTCATGTCCTCTGAGGGCAGGCCCGCAAATCAGATGCTGGCACTCCGCATTCTCTGCAACTGTTTCTCTGGGTCCCATGGCCGCGCTCTTCTCTTGGGTCACCGTGACACAGTCCTGTCCCGGGCCGGAGACCTCTGCGTCGTCTCCAACAAGAACATCCACGTGGCGCTGGCTACCCTGGTGCTCAACTATGCTGGAAGGTTGTACGGTCAACTCACTGAGATCGAGGCGAAGGCACAGTGCTTATCAGTGGCCAGCACTGCCTTAGAGGTCGTACAGGACAAAGAGGCCATCTTCAGGCTGCTGGTGGCCCTGGGGACCACAGTGGCCGGGGACAGCACCGCAAAGGACCTTGCACGATCTTTGGGTGTCAACTCTCAGATTTCTAAATATGCCAGGGTCTCTGATCCGGCTAAAGTGGGCGAGTGCTGCCGACTCGTGCTTGATGAACTGCAGTGA
- the LOC109110910 gene encoding tudor domain-containing protein 7B-like isoform X2 — MRDSQFDGKGGRPHSTPLNTPTRRPSLPSERSDKRMTLPSRFQKEVHAHLSQNQQQSNAPSNLNENTTPAKPKLPHSAPYSPKLVQSRIKEVLNKHSNGLWVSKLPPLYREHYKQDLPNEALKDLEHWTHICSVEKPCSNKPQEMLLYPAKETSQITPQSAATPPTPDKSQFHHNKPQTQRSSATSKSSTLASPRDLPPDVKQKLGELLLKYSSGLWAHALPKLYQDTYKCKLPEFVLDHLTLLSDICTIDYPMPDNSKRAILYAKVLEDENRNQSGLAGSETKETVERCLSSQTVPSLVIPREEYPSVLVVEASDTNSVILRYIGEGYSKAQEKLEDEMREFYGQDINKVALTSPLSGQLTAVHAEEEEEILRAQVCEVMADKVKVYYVDHGFSEVISKSKLFELHEKFYRLPFQATKCKLAGLESFSQEQAVLKRFESMATGKILLAEILERNEVPLMVLYDTSQDDDININATCMKALQDKSLESPLKVNSAFMNVNVTSVCSDGTIYCQVPSRGLTKLNGILEKTENYLHSQVTSELLVSRPFCGKNCLARYKGKWSRVEITNLHGSRVLDILFVDVGIRASVEVTELREIPPPLLRDLISTPPQALKCCLADLPVSVGSWTPDAVHWLRDTVLHCSDCSLKIAKVDDSKRLAHVYLFTSKNFHDTSCSLNQQLADLNLWNHQKDVFLSSRGPSKSLNAPTNPATIHNTDIQDKAPHTARRMLSLLGSQSAPPCSPPVQLALPPLLELPEIGQNMDVFVSVACHPGHFVLQPWQDMYKLVDLMGEMILHYNKTEEKPLKVEKNQVCAAKLENNWYRVLVKGVLTNGLVSVFQLDYGKHELVSCTQLRPLTQEFCQLPFQAITAQLAGLKPRQWSEEASIVFRNHVEKKPLVAQLDSVQEASQSWDRKVVIYLVDTSQEERDIWLHDIMAEFTDEMSNAA; from the exons CCCCTTCTAACCTGAATGAAAACACAACTCCAGCAAAACCCAAGCTGCCTCATTCTGCGCCTTACAGTCCCAAGCTGGTACAGTCCCGTATTAAAGAAGTTCTCAACAAGCACAGCAATGGCCTCTGGGTATCCAAGCTGCCTCCGCTGTATCGAGAGCATTATAAACAAGATCTACCCAATGAAGCCCTGAAAGACCTGGAACACTGGACACACATTTGTAGT GTTGAAAAACCATGCAGTAACAAACCTCAAGAGATGCTGCTGTACCCTGCTAAAGAAACTAGCCAGATTACCCCTCAAAGTGCTGCTACACCCCCCACCCCTGACAAATCCCAATTTCATCACAACAAACCTCAGACTCAAAGATCATCTGCCACTTCCAAATCAAGCACTCTGGCGTCCCCAAGGGATCTACCACCTGACGTCAAGCAGAAGCTTGGAGAGCTGCTCTTGAAATACAGCAGTGGCCTGTGGGCCCATGCTCTGCCTAAACTGTATCAAGacacatataaatgtaaattaccGGAGTTTGTGCTGGATCACCTCACCCTGCTTTCAGATATTTGCACGATTGACTACCCCATGCCAGACAACTCCAAAAGAGCAATTCTGTATGCAAAAGTACTAGAGGATGAGAACCGTAACCAGTCAGGATTGGCTGGCTCAGAGACGAAAGAAACAGTAGAACGCTGTTTGAGCAGCCAGACTGTTCCTTCTCTTGTCATCCCTAGAGAGGAATACCCTTCTGTCCTGGTGGTGGAAGCAAGTGACACAAACAGCGTCATTCTGAG GTACATAGGTGAAGGTTACTCCAAGGCGCAGGAAAAGTTAGAAGATGAAATGAGAGAGTTCTATGGGCAAGACATCAACAAGGTGGCTCTGACCTCACCATTATCAGGTCAGCTGACTGCTGTACatgctgaggaagaggaggagatcCTCCGTGCACAAGTGTGTGAGGTCATGGCTGACAAGGTCAAG GTGTACTACGTGGATCATGGCTTTTCCGAAGTCATCAGCAAGAGCAAATTATTTGAGTTACATGAAAAGTTTTATAGATTGCCTTTCCAAGCCACCAAATGCAAACTAGCAG GCCTAGAGTCATTCAGCCAGGAGCAGGCAGTACTGAAGAGGTTTGAGTCCATGGCCACTGGCAAGATCCTATTGGCTGAGATCTTAGAGCGTAATGAAGTGCCTCTGATGGTCCTGTATGACACATCACAAGATGACGATATCAACATTAATGCTACCTGTATGAAAGCTCTGCAAGACAAATCCTTAGAGAGTCCCTTAAAG GTGAACAGTGCCTTTATGAATGTGAACGTGACCAGTGTTTGCTCAGATGGGACAATCTACTGTCAGGTGCCTTCCAGAGGCCTGACTAAACTCAACGGAATTCTGGAGAAGACCGAAAACTATTTACATTCCCAG GTCACATCAGAGTTGCTGGTTTCTCGGCCTTTCTGTGGCAAAAACTGTTTGGCTCGATATAAAGGCAAATGGTCCCGGGTGGAG ATAACAAACTTGCACGGCAGTCGGGTGCTGGACATCTTGTTTGTGGATGTAGGCATTCGGGCATCGGTCGAGGTCACTGAGTTGAGAGAGATTCCACCTCCTTTGCTGCGTGACCTCATATCCACCCCGCCCCAG GCGCTGAAGTGTTGTCTGGCAGATCTGCCTGTGAGCGTAGGCTCATGGACTCCAGATGCTGTCCATTGGCTGAGAGACACGGTTCTCCACTGCAGTGACTGCAGCTTGAAG ATAGCTAAAGTGGATGATTCCAAACGCCTTGCTCATGTTTATCTCTTCACCAGCAAGAACTTCCACGACACAAGCTGCAGTTTAAACCAACAGCTGGCCGACTTGAATCTGTGGAACCATCAGAAGGACGTTTTCTTAAGCAGCCGGGGGCCCTCAAAATCCCTCAACGCCCCGACAAACCCTGCCACAATCCACAACACTGACATACAAGATAAAGCCCCACACACAGCCAGGAGGATGCTATCTCTGCTGGGGAGCCAGAGCGCACCTCCATGCTCTCCGCCTGTACAGCTGGCTCTTCCGCCACTGCTGGAGTTGCCTGAGATTGGGCAGAATATGGACGTTTTTGTTTCAGTCGCATGCCATCCTGGGCACTTTGTGCTACAGCCATGGCAGGATATGTACAAACTGGTGGACTTGATGGGGGAGATGATTTTGCATTATAATAAGACGGAGGAAAAACCACTGAAAGTGGAGAAGAACCAGGTCTGTGCTGCCAAGCTGGAAAACAA ctggtaccgTGTACTGGTGAAAGGAGTCCTGACCAATGGTCTGGTGTCAGTGTTTCAGCTGGACTATGGCAAACATGAGCTGGTGAGCTGCACCCAGCTCCGGCCCCTCACCCAGGAGTTCTGCCAGCTCCCCTTCCAGGCCATCACTGCTCAGCTGGCTG GTCTGAAACCCAGGCAGTGGTCTGAGGAGGCCTCCATTGTGTTCAGGAACCATGTCGAGAAGAAGCCCCTGGTAGCCCAGCTGGATTCGGTGCAGGAGGCATCACAGTCCTGGGACCGTAAGGTGGTTATCTACTTGGTGGACACTTCACAAGAGGAACGGGACATTTGGCTTCATGACATTATGGCTGAATTCACTGATGAGATGTCCAACGCAGCATAG